From a region of the Myxococcus stipitatus genome:
- a CDS encoding winged helix DNA-binding domain-containing protein has translation MNRALLQRQFLTERTPLGVPEVVEHLVGLQAQASNPPYVGLWTRMARFQLEDLTRLYTSRRVVRATLMRGTQHLVTARDFRGLRPMLQPVMDRAFNQSPYARALSGLELAEVVAEGRRLLEVEPLSNVELGRRLQARWPERAARALCFAVRNAESLVTVPPFGTWGVGGEVEFARAETWLGGQMGPAFSEDEVVLRYLRAFGPASVKDVQTWSGLRGVAEVVARLGTRLRTFRDESGVELFDVPDAPRPDGDSPVPVRFLPEFDNVLLAYADRARIISEEHRRRVFTINGIVRATVLVDGFVRGMWRVEREKTRATLCIEPFASISRADREALTDEALRLLACVASAFPTHDVRFARVS, from the coding sequence TTGAATCGGGCGCTGCTGCAGCGGCAGTTCCTGACGGAGCGGACACCGCTCGGAGTGCCGGAGGTGGTGGAGCACCTCGTCGGCCTCCAGGCCCAGGCGAGCAATCCGCCCTACGTCGGCCTGTGGACGCGCATGGCGCGCTTCCAGCTCGAGGACCTGACGCGGCTGTACACGTCGCGTCGCGTGGTGCGCGCGACGTTGATGCGCGGCACGCAGCACCTGGTGACGGCGCGCGACTTCCGAGGGCTGCGCCCCATGCTCCAGCCAGTCATGGACCGCGCCTTCAATCAGAGCCCGTACGCGCGCGCGTTGTCGGGGTTGGAGCTGGCGGAGGTCGTGGCCGAGGGACGCCGGTTGCTCGAGGTGGAGCCGTTGAGCAACGTGGAGCTGGGGCGGCGGCTCCAGGCGCGGTGGCCGGAGCGGGCCGCGCGGGCGCTGTGCTTCGCGGTGCGCAACGCCGAGTCCCTCGTCACCGTGCCTCCCTTCGGCACATGGGGCGTGGGCGGCGAGGTCGAGTTCGCGCGGGCCGAGACCTGGCTCGGGGGGCAGATGGGGCCCGCGTTCTCCGAGGACGAGGTGGTGCTGCGCTACCTGCGCGCCTTCGGTCCCGCGAGCGTGAAGGACGTGCAGACCTGGTCCGGGTTGCGGGGCGTGGCCGAAGTCGTCGCCCGGCTGGGGACGCGCTTGCGGACGTTCCGCGACGAGAGCGGCGTCGAGCTGTTCGACGTCCCCGATGCGCCCCGTCCGGACGGAGACTCGCCCGTGCCCGTGCGCTTCCTGCCCGAGTTCGACAACGTCCTGCTGGCGTACGCGGACCGCGCGCGCATCATCTCCGAGGAGCACCGCCGACGCGTCTTCACCATCAACGGCATCGTCCGCGCGACGGTGCTGGTCGACGGCTTCGTGCGCGGTATGTGGCGCGTGGAGCGCGAGAAGACGCGCGCCACGCTGTGCATCGAGCCCTTCGCCAGCATCTCCCGCGCGGACCGCGAGGCCCTCACGGATGAGGCGCTTCGACTGCTCGCGTGCGTGGCCTCCGCCTTTCCGACACACGACGTGC